The Raphanus sativus cultivar WK10039 chromosome 2, ASM80110v3, whole genome shotgun sequence genome includes a region encoding these proteins:
- the LOC108842700 gene encoding transcription factor SRM1: protein MTVEEVSDGSSAWSRDDDIAFERALASYTDESEEKWEKIAADVPGKSVEQIKEHYELLVEDVSNIESGCVPLPSYGSPQGGSTGGGGDDGGSTKKGGGNESNQGSKAKADQERRKGIAWTEDEHRLFLLGLDKYGKGDWRSISRNFVVTRTPTQVASHAQKYFIRLNSMNKERRRTSIHDITSVGDADVSTPQGPITGQNNNNNNNNNNNNGSASAAAGVAGGGGNNPAKQAASQPPPTYGTPSIGQPVVGTPVSLPAPPHMAFAAPVPGAPVNMSQMPYTMPRTPTAHR, encoded by the exons ATGACTGTGGAGGAAGTTAGTGATGGTTCTTCTGCGTGGAGTAGGGATGATGATATAGCCTTCGAGAGAGCTCTTGCTAGTTACACAGATGAATCCGAGGAAAAGTGGGAGAAGATTGCTGCAGATGTTCCGGGGAAAAGCGTTGAGCAGATTAAAGAACACTACGAGCTTTTAGTTGAGGATGTTAGTAATATCGAATCAGGATGCGTCCCACTTCCTTCCTACGGTTCTCCTCAGGGAGGATcaactggtggtggtggtgatgatggaGGAAGTACTAAGAAAGGAGGAGGAAATGAGTCTAATCAGGGAAGTAAAGCAAAGGCAGATCAAGAACGGAGAAAGGGTATTGCCTGGACCGAGGATGAGCACAG GTTGTTTCTTCTTGGTTTGGATAAGTACGGGAAAGGTGACTGGCGTAGCATTTCTCGTAACTTCGTGGTGACAAGAACACCGACTCAAGTCGCTAGCCACGCTCAGAAGTACTTCATTCGTCTGAACTCGATGAACAAAGAGAGAAGACGAACGAGCATTCACGACATCACTAGTGTTGGTGACGCAGATGTCTCAACGCCACAAGGACCGATCACCGGTCagaacaataacaacaacaacaacaacaacaacaacaacggttctgcttctgctgctgctggtgttgctggaggaggaggaaacaATCCAGCAAAGCAAGCCGCCTCTCAACCACCTCCTACGTACGGAACACCAAGCATAGGTCAACCAGTAGTTGGAACACCTGTGAGCCTCCCAGCTCCACCTCACATGGCTTTTGCTGCTCCAGTCCCTGGTGCACCAGTGAACATGAGCCAGATGCCGTACACCATGCCGCGTACACCAACGGCTCATAGGTAA
- the LOC108842892 gene encoding topless-related protein 4 isoform X1 yields the protein MSSLSRELVFLILQFLDEEKYKDTVHRLELESGFYFNMRYFEELVTNGEWDEVEKYLSGFSKLEDNRYSMKIFFEIRKQKYLEALDKRDRAKAVDILVKDLKVFAGFNEDLFKEITLLLTLDDFRANEQLSKYGDTKSARGVMFGELKKLIEANPLFRDKLQFPVLKSSRLRTLINQSLNWQHQLCKNPRPNPDIRSLFLDHTCNQPNQPNGARAASPGTNHLMGGGGGVPKIAGFHPLSAHGLFQPAPGPGGLPANLSGWMANPSVVPHPSAAPSGPIGLGSPNNAVAILKRPQTPSGPTPMEYQTADSNHVPKRSRPYGTSEEGGNIPVNILPVTYTGHPHGHNTLSPDDLPKLVVTTLAHGSPVMSMDFHPIQQILLLVGTIGGDVFLWDLGARQRITEKGFDVWKLDACTKDLQESLNADATAAVNHVAWSPDGTLFGVAYSKSIVHIYSFHGGSDVRNHLEIEAHTGNVSHLAFSYPNKQLSVVTCGDDRIIKVWDAVTGDRRFTFEGHEAPVFSVCPHYKENIQFVFSTATDGKIKAWLYDNVGSRVDYDAPGHSSTKMAYSSDGTRLFSCGTNKEGESFLVEWNESEGSIKRTYLGLGQRASGIVQFDTTRNRFLAAGDESTIKIWDMDNTNPLTTIHADGGLPASPCVRFNREGILLAVSTNDNGVRILATDDGIRLLRTAENRSFTPIMKVPPGGGFGSSSANPGITMQDRANSFAAMENNEVRTLVDGKPRIADDLGERSRACKVTEITEPSQCCSLRLADNVPVTKVSRLIYTNSGSGVLALASNAVHKLWKWQKSDHNLAGKATANAQPVLWQPASGIMLMTNETSDTNPEDAIPCFALSKNDSYVMSASGGKISLFNMMTFKTMTTFMPPPPAATFLAFHPLDNNIIAIGMEDSSIQIYNVRTDEVKTKLNGHQNRITGLAFSQALNILVSSGADSQLCVWSMDGWEKQSSKYLQVQHGRSLPAVSDTRVQFHLDQIHLLVVHETQIAIYDAQKLDWWMQWVRKEATGPITSATYSCDSQSIFVSFENGSVDVLTASNLRLRCRINPTAYLPPNPSSRVYPLVIAAHPSETNQFAVGLNNGAVHVVEPSETEGKWGTSPPLENGAPPPDN from the exons ATGTCTTCTCTCAGCAGGGAGCTCGTGTTCCTGATTCTCCAATTTCTCGATGAAGAGAAATACAAAGACACTGTTCACAG ATTGGAATTGGAGTCTGGTTTTTACTTCAACATGCGTTACTTTGAAGAGCTGGTGACGAATGGAGAGTGGGACGAAGTGGAGAAGTATCTCTCTGGTTTCTCCAAGCTTGAGGACAACCGATACTCCATGAAGATCTTCTTTGAGATCCGCAAGCAAAAGTATCTCGAAGCTTTAGATAA GCGTGATCGTGCGAAAGCTGTTGACATTTTAGTCAAGGATCTCAAGGTGTTTGCAGGTTTTAATGAAGATCTCTTCAAGGAAATCACCTTGCTTTTGACGTTGGATGACTTTAG ggcCAATGAGCAGCTCTCCAAGTATGGGGATACAAAGTCTGCAAGGGGTGTGATGTTTGGTGAGTTGAAGAAGCTGATAGAGGCTAATCCTCTTTTCCGGGACAAGCTTCAGTTTCCTGTGTTGAAAAGCTCGAGGTTGCGGACTTTAATTAACCAAAG TTTAAACTGGCAGCATCAGCTATGTAAGAACCCTAGGCCAAATCCTGACATCAGATCACTCTTTCTGGACCACACCTGCAACCAACCGAACCAACCGAATGGTGCTCGAGCTGCGTCGCCTGGCACAAATCATTTAatgggtggtggtggtggtgttccTAAGATTGCAGGGTTTCATCCATTATCAGCTCACGGT CTGTTTCAGCCTGCACCAGGCCCAGGTGGACTTCCGGCGAATCTTTCTGGATGGATGGCTAACCCTTCTGTCGTGCCTCATCCTTCTGCTGCACCTTCAGGTCCTATTGGCCTGGGTTCTCCAAACAACGCAG TAGCTATCTTGAAGCGCCCTCAGACTCCTTCAGGTCCTACTCCAATGGAATATCAAACTGCTGATTCTAACCATGTTCCGAAGAGGTCAAGGCCATATGGAACCTCAGAGGAG gGGGGTAATATTCCAGTAAATATCTTGCCAGTTACATATACTGGCCATCCCCATGGACATAATACATTATCACCTGATGACTTGCCCAAGTTAGTTGTTACAACTCTTGCTCATGGTTCACCTGTCATGAGCATGGACTTCCATCCTATTCAGCAAATTTTGCTATTGG TTGGTACAATTGGTGGTGATGTTTTCCTGTGGGACTTGGGTGCTCGTCAAAGGATTACGGAGAAGGGTTTTGATGTCTGGAAGCTTGATGCGTGCACGAAAGATTTGCAG GAATCTTTGAACGCTGATGCGACGGCAGCAGTAAATCATGTGGCATGGAGTCCTGATGGAACTCTCTTTG GCGTGGCATACTCAAAAAGCATTGTGCATATCTATTCCTTTCATGGGGGCAGTGACGTGCGAAATCATCTGGAG ATTGAAGCCCACACAGGAAATGTTAGCCATCTTGCCTTTTCATATCCTAACAAACAACTATCTGTTGTTACTTGTGGCGATGACAGAATCATTAAG GTTTGGGATGCTGTTACCGGCGATAGACGGTTTACTTTTGAGGGTCACGAAGCTCCTGTGTTCTCTGTTTGTCCTCACTACAAGGAAAATATTCAG TTTGTCTTCTCAACAGCAACTGATGGAAAAATAAAAGCTTGGTTGTATGACAATGTGGGTTCAAGAGTTGACTATGATGCACCTGGCCATTCTTCCACAAAAATGGCATACAGCAGCGATGGAACAAG GTTGTTTTCATGTGGTACGAACAAAGAAGGAGAGTCATTTTTAGTTGAGTGGAATGAAAGTGAGGGGTCCATAAAAAGAACATATCTCGGCCTGGGACAACGGGCTTCAGGGATTGTGCAATTTGACACAACCAGGAATAGATTCTTAGCTGCTGGTGATGAGTCGACTATCAAAATCTGGGACATGGACAACACAAATCCTTTGACAACTATTCATGCAGATGGTGGCCTACCG GCTTCTCCTTGTGTAAGATTTAATAGGGAAGGAATACTGTTAGCTGTCTCAACCAATGACAATGGTGTTAGAATTCTCGCGACTGATGATGGAATTAGGTTGCTGAGAACAGCAGAAAATCGCTCGTTTACCCCCATAATGAAG GTTCCTCCAGGTGGTGGTTTTGGTTCTTCAAGTGCCAATCCAGGAATAACTATGCAAGATCGAGCTAACTCTTTTGCAGCTATGGAG AACAATGAAGTGCGAACACTAGTGGATGGGAAGCCCAGAATCGCTGATGATTTAGGTGAAAGATCTAGAGCCTGTAAAGTTACAGAGATTACAGAGCCATCTCAGTGCTGCTCCTTGAGGCTCGCCGACAATGTGCCAGTGACGAAG GTTTCCAGATTAATTTACACAAATTCTGGATCTGGAGTATTGGCCTTGGCATCTAATGCAGTGCACAAGCTGTGGAAATGGCAGAAAAGCGATCACAATCTGGCTGGAAAG GCAACGGCTAATGCACAACCAGTATTATGGCAACCTGCAAGTGGGATTATGTTGATGACCAATGAGACAAGTGATACAAACCCTGAAGATGCTATTCCCTGTTTTGCCCTGTCAAAGAATGACTCCTACGTTATGTCAGCGTCAGGAGGGAAAATCTCTTTGTTCAACATGATGACATTCAAG ACTATGACGACGTTCATGCCTCCACCGCCTGCAGCAACATTCCTTGCGTTTCATCCTTTGGACAATAATATCATTGCCATTGGCATGGAGGACTCATCTATCCAGATCTACAACGTTCGTACTGACGAG GTGAAAACCAAGTTGAATGGTCATCAAAACAGGATAACAGGTCTTGCTTTCTCACAGGCTCTGAACATTCTTGTTTCATCGGGTGCTGATTCACAG TTGTGCGTTTGGAGCATGGATGGATGGGAGAAGCAAAGTAGCAAGTATTTGCAAGTTCAACATGGAAGATCACTGCCGGCGGTTTCAGATACCCGCGTGCAGTTCCATCTGGATCAGATTCATCTGTTGGTCGTCCACGAGACTCAAATAGCCATTTATGATGCTCAAAAACTGGATTGGTGGATGCAG TGGGTACGAAAGGAAGCGACAGGTCCAATCACGTCAGCTACATATTCATGTGATAGCCAGTCAATCTTTGTGAGCTTTGAGAATGGTAGCGTCGATGTCCTCACTGCTTCAAATCTGAGATTGAGATGTCGGATTAACCCAACTGCTTACTTGCCTCCGAACCCAAG CTCGAGGGTATATCCGTTAGTAATAGCAGCTCATCCATCGGAGACTAACCAGTTTGCAGTAGGGCTTAATAATGGAGCTGTCCATGTGGTTGAACCATCGGAAACAGAAGGCAAATGGGGAACCTCACCTCCACTCGAGAATGGAGCACCACCACCTGACAACTAA
- the LOC108842892 gene encoding topless-related protein 4 isoform X2 — protein sequence MSSLSRELVFLILQFLDEEKYKDTVHRLELESGFYFNMRYFEELVTNGEWDEVEKYLSGFSKLEDNRYSMKIFFEIRKQKYLEALDKRDRAKAVDILVKDLKVFAGFNEDLFKEITLLLTLDDFRANEQLSKYGDTKSARGVMFGELKKLIEANPLFRDKLQFPVLKSSRLRTLINQSLNWQHQLCKNPRPNPDIRSLFLDHTCNQPNQPNGARAASPGTNHLMGGGGGVPKIAGFHPLSAHGLFQPAPGPGGLPANLSGWMANPSVVPHPSAAPSGPIGLGSPNNAAILKRPQTPSGPTPMEYQTADSNHVPKRSRPYGTSEEGGNIPVNILPVTYTGHPHGHNTLSPDDLPKLVVTTLAHGSPVMSMDFHPIQQILLLVGTIGGDVFLWDLGARQRITEKGFDVWKLDACTKDLQESLNADATAAVNHVAWSPDGTLFGVAYSKSIVHIYSFHGGSDVRNHLEIEAHTGNVSHLAFSYPNKQLSVVTCGDDRIIKVWDAVTGDRRFTFEGHEAPVFSVCPHYKENIQFVFSTATDGKIKAWLYDNVGSRVDYDAPGHSSTKMAYSSDGTRLFSCGTNKEGESFLVEWNESEGSIKRTYLGLGQRASGIVQFDTTRNRFLAAGDESTIKIWDMDNTNPLTTIHADGGLPASPCVRFNREGILLAVSTNDNGVRILATDDGIRLLRTAENRSFTPIMKVPPGGGFGSSSANPGITMQDRANSFAAMENNEVRTLVDGKPRIADDLGERSRACKVTEITEPSQCCSLRLADNVPVTKVSRLIYTNSGSGVLALASNAVHKLWKWQKSDHNLAGKATANAQPVLWQPASGIMLMTNETSDTNPEDAIPCFALSKNDSYVMSASGGKISLFNMMTFKTMTTFMPPPPAATFLAFHPLDNNIIAIGMEDSSIQIYNVRTDEVKTKLNGHQNRITGLAFSQALNILVSSGADSQLCVWSMDGWEKQSSKYLQVQHGRSLPAVSDTRVQFHLDQIHLLVVHETQIAIYDAQKLDWWMQWVRKEATGPITSATYSCDSQSIFVSFENGSVDVLTASNLRLRCRINPTAYLPPNPSSRVYPLVIAAHPSETNQFAVGLNNGAVHVVEPSETEGKWGTSPPLENGAPPPDN from the exons ATGTCTTCTCTCAGCAGGGAGCTCGTGTTCCTGATTCTCCAATTTCTCGATGAAGAGAAATACAAAGACACTGTTCACAG ATTGGAATTGGAGTCTGGTTTTTACTTCAACATGCGTTACTTTGAAGAGCTGGTGACGAATGGAGAGTGGGACGAAGTGGAGAAGTATCTCTCTGGTTTCTCCAAGCTTGAGGACAACCGATACTCCATGAAGATCTTCTTTGAGATCCGCAAGCAAAAGTATCTCGAAGCTTTAGATAA GCGTGATCGTGCGAAAGCTGTTGACATTTTAGTCAAGGATCTCAAGGTGTTTGCAGGTTTTAATGAAGATCTCTTCAAGGAAATCACCTTGCTTTTGACGTTGGATGACTTTAG ggcCAATGAGCAGCTCTCCAAGTATGGGGATACAAAGTCTGCAAGGGGTGTGATGTTTGGTGAGTTGAAGAAGCTGATAGAGGCTAATCCTCTTTTCCGGGACAAGCTTCAGTTTCCTGTGTTGAAAAGCTCGAGGTTGCGGACTTTAATTAACCAAAG TTTAAACTGGCAGCATCAGCTATGTAAGAACCCTAGGCCAAATCCTGACATCAGATCACTCTTTCTGGACCACACCTGCAACCAACCGAACCAACCGAATGGTGCTCGAGCTGCGTCGCCTGGCACAAATCATTTAatgggtggtggtggtggtgttccTAAGATTGCAGGGTTTCATCCATTATCAGCTCACGGT CTGTTTCAGCCTGCACCAGGCCCAGGTGGACTTCCGGCGAATCTTTCTGGATGGATGGCTAACCCTTCTGTCGTGCCTCATCCTTCTGCTGCACCTTCAGGTCCTATTGGCCTGGGTTCTCCAAACAACGCAG CTATCTTGAAGCGCCCTCAGACTCCTTCAGGTCCTACTCCAATGGAATATCAAACTGCTGATTCTAACCATGTTCCGAAGAGGTCAAGGCCATATGGAACCTCAGAGGAG gGGGGTAATATTCCAGTAAATATCTTGCCAGTTACATATACTGGCCATCCCCATGGACATAATACATTATCACCTGATGACTTGCCCAAGTTAGTTGTTACAACTCTTGCTCATGGTTCACCTGTCATGAGCATGGACTTCCATCCTATTCAGCAAATTTTGCTATTGG TTGGTACAATTGGTGGTGATGTTTTCCTGTGGGACTTGGGTGCTCGTCAAAGGATTACGGAGAAGGGTTTTGATGTCTGGAAGCTTGATGCGTGCACGAAAGATTTGCAG GAATCTTTGAACGCTGATGCGACGGCAGCAGTAAATCATGTGGCATGGAGTCCTGATGGAACTCTCTTTG GCGTGGCATACTCAAAAAGCATTGTGCATATCTATTCCTTTCATGGGGGCAGTGACGTGCGAAATCATCTGGAG ATTGAAGCCCACACAGGAAATGTTAGCCATCTTGCCTTTTCATATCCTAACAAACAACTATCTGTTGTTACTTGTGGCGATGACAGAATCATTAAG GTTTGGGATGCTGTTACCGGCGATAGACGGTTTACTTTTGAGGGTCACGAAGCTCCTGTGTTCTCTGTTTGTCCTCACTACAAGGAAAATATTCAG TTTGTCTTCTCAACAGCAACTGATGGAAAAATAAAAGCTTGGTTGTATGACAATGTGGGTTCAAGAGTTGACTATGATGCACCTGGCCATTCTTCCACAAAAATGGCATACAGCAGCGATGGAACAAG GTTGTTTTCATGTGGTACGAACAAAGAAGGAGAGTCATTTTTAGTTGAGTGGAATGAAAGTGAGGGGTCCATAAAAAGAACATATCTCGGCCTGGGACAACGGGCTTCAGGGATTGTGCAATTTGACACAACCAGGAATAGATTCTTAGCTGCTGGTGATGAGTCGACTATCAAAATCTGGGACATGGACAACACAAATCCTTTGACAACTATTCATGCAGATGGTGGCCTACCG GCTTCTCCTTGTGTAAGATTTAATAGGGAAGGAATACTGTTAGCTGTCTCAACCAATGACAATGGTGTTAGAATTCTCGCGACTGATGATGGAATTAGGTTGCTGAGAACAGCAGAAAATCGCTCGTTTACCCCCATAATGAAG GTTCCTCCAGGTGGTGGTTTTGGTTCTTCAAGTGCCAATCCAGGAATAACTATGCAAGATCGAGCTAACTCTTTTGCAGCTATGGAG AACAATGAAGTGCGAACACTAGTGGATGGGAAGCCCAGAATCGCTGATGATTTAGGTGAAAGATCTAGAGCCTGTAAAGTTACAGAGATTACAGAGCCATCTCAGTGCTGCTCCTTGAGGCTCGCCGACAATGTGCCAGTGACGAAG GTTTCCAGATTAATTTACACAAATTCTGGATCTGGAGTATTGGCCTTGGCATCTAATGCAGTGCACAAGCTGTGGAAATGGCAGAAAAGCGATCACAATCTGGCTGGAAAG GCAACGGCTAATGCACAACCAGTATTATGGCAACCTGCAAGTGGGATTATGTTGATGACCAATGAGACAAGTGATACAAACCCTGAAGATGCTATTCCCTGTTTTGCCCTGTCAAAGAATGACTCCTACGTTATGTCAGCGTCAGGAGGGAAAATCTCTTTGTTCAACATGATGACATTCAAG ACTATGACGACGTTCATGCCTCCACCGCCTGCAGCAACATTCCTTGCGTTTCATCCTTTGGACAATAATATCATTGCCATTGGCATGGAGGACTCATCTATCCAGATCTACAACGTTCGTACTGACGAG GTGAAAACCAAGTTGAATGGTCATCAAAACAGGATAACAGGTCTTGCTTTCTCACAGGCTCTGAACATTCTTGTTTCATCGGGTGCTGATTCACAG TTGTGCGTTTGGAGCATGGATGGATGGGAGAAGCAAAGTAGCAAGTATTTGCAAGTTCAACATGGAAGATCACTGCCGGCGGTTTCAGATACCCGCGTGCAGTTCCATCTGGATCAGATTCATCTGTTGGTCGTCCACGAGACTCAAATAGCCATTTATGATGCTCAAAAACTGGATTGGTGGATGCAG TGGGTACGAAAGGAAGCGACAGGTCCAATCACGTCAGCTACATATTCATGTGATAGCCAGTCAATCTTTGTGAGCTTTGAGAATGGTAGCGTCGATGTCCTCACTGCTTCAAATCTGAGATTGAGATGTCGGATTAACCCAACTGCTTACTTGCCTCCGAACCCAAG CTCGAGGGTATATCCGTTAGTAATAGCAGCTCATCCATCGGAGACTAACCAGTTTGCAGTAGGGCTTAATAATGGAGCTGTCCATGTGGTTGAACCATCGGAAACAGAAGGCAAATGGGGAACCTCACCTCCACTCGAGAATGGAGCACCACCACCTGACAACTAA
- the LOC108840841 gene encoding DEAD-box ATP-dependent RNA helicase 25-like, whose product MNSDGSNSGGKRRENRAKIVKKLASGEDDSRNNKASKRRREGKATDDDSEPPVKKVASTETTRIEQVKTSDSYLSKTRFDQFPLSPLSLKAIEDAGFKTMTFVQEATLPIILKGKDVLAKAKTGTGKTVAYLLPSIEAVIKSPPVSGDTRRPQIIVLVVCPTRELACQAAAEAKTLLKYHSSIGVDVVIGGTKLRAEQRRMAKRPCRILVATPGRLIDHIDNTNGFASRLRGVKVLVLDEADHLLDMGFRSDIERIITRVPKKRQTFLFSATVPEEVRQICHVALKQDHEFVNCVQEGSDETHQEVTQMYMIASLDRHFSLIYMLLKRHIADNVDYKVIIFCTAAMVTRLVANLLDQLSLNVREIHSRKPQGYRTRVSDEFRKSKNIILVTSDLSARGVDYPDVSLIVQMGLPSDRKQYIHRLGRTGREGKEGEGVLLLAPWEEYFLSSVKDLPITKSSLPPVNPKEVKKVKKALSQVDMTIKEAAYQAWLGYYKCQEKIARDTTRLVELANEFSRSMGLSIPPAIPANVLDKMGLKDVPGLRAAPGFDENK is encoded by the exons ATGAATTCCGATGGATCCAACTCCGGTGGGAAGAGACGAGAGAATCGTGCAAAGATTGTGAAGAAGCTCGCGAGTGGTGAAGATGACTCGAGAAACAACAAGGcttcaaagagaagaagagaaggcaAAGCTACTGATGATGATAGTGAGCCTCCTGTTAAGAAAGTAGCTTCTACAGAGACAACAAGGATTGAACAAGTCAAAACATCAGATTCTTACTTGTCTAAGACAAg ATTTGATCAGTTCCCACTGTCTCCCTTATCTCTAAAAGCAATTGAGGATGCTGGATTTAAGACAATGACTTTTGTGCAAGAGGCTACTCTTCCTATCATTCTCAAAG GTAAAGATGTCTTAGCTAAGGCCAAAACAGGCACTGGGAAAACAGTTGCATATTTG CTTCCATCAATAGAAGCTGTTATTAAATCTCCTCCTGTAAGCGGGGATACTAGGCGACCCCAAATTATTGTGCTTGTGGTATGTCCTACTCGGGAACTTGCTTGTCAAGCTGCTGCAGAAGCAAAGACCCTGCTCAAGTATCACTCATCTATTGGTGTTGATGTTGTGATTGGAGGTACAAAGCTTCGAGCTGAGCAAAGGCGTATGGCAAAACGTCCTTGCCGG ATTCTTGTGGCTACACCTGGAAGGCTAATAGACCATATTGACAACACTAATGGATTTGCATCAAGGTTGAGAGGTGTAAAAGTCCTTGTGCTTGATGAAGCTGATCATCTCTTGGACATGGGTTTCCGAAGTGATATTGAGAGGATAATCACCCGTGTTCCTAAGAAGAGAcaaacatttttgttttctgcCACGGTACCTGAAGAG GTCCGCCAAATATGCCATGTCGCTTTGAAACAAGATCATGAGTTCGTCAATTGTGTTCAAGAGGGTAGTGATGAGACACATCAAGAG GTCACACAAATGTATATGATAGCATCACTGGATAGACATTTCTCGCTCATATACATGCTCCTTAAAAGACACATTGCAGATAATGTGGACTATAAG GTAATTATTTTCTGCACAGCTGCCATGGTTACAAGATTGGTGGCTAATTTGCTTGATCAGCTAAGCCTGAACGTCAGAGAGATCCATTCTAGAAAACCGCAGGGTTACAGAACCAGAGTTTCTGATGAGTTTCGCAAATCCAAGAATATTATCCTTGTTACATCTGATTTATCTGCTCGTGGTGTTGATTACCCTGATGTGTCACTAATAGTACAG ATGGGATTACCATCAGACAGGAAACAATACATACATAGACTTGGCAGAACCGGGCGGGAAGGTAAGGAAGGGGAAGGTGTACTTTTGTTAGCACCTTGGGAAGAGTACTTTCTTTCATCTGTTAAAGACTTGCCCATCACCAAGTCTTCTTTGCCTCCGGTAAACCCTAAGGAAGTGAAAAAG GTGAAGAAGGCGCTTAGCCAAGTGGATATGACGATCAAGGAGGCAGCGTATCAGGCTTGGTTGGGTTACTACAAATGTCAGGAGAAAATTGCAAGAGACACGACTAGACTGGTGGAGTTGGCCAATGAGTTCAGTCGCAGTATGGGACTCAGCATCCCTCCCGCTATCCCTGCAAACGTTCTTGACAAGATGGGTCTCAAAGACGTTCCTGGTCTTAGAGCAGCTCCTGGTTTTGACGAGAACAAATAA